A part of Amycolatopsis lurida genomic DNA contains:
- a CDS encoding LLM class flavin-dependent oxidoreductase has translation MRVGIVILPEDRWWAAEPKWRAAEEYGFDHAWTYDHLGWRTLVDGPWFSAMPTLTAAAMVTSRIRLGTFVASPVARHPVPFARELTTLDDISDGRFILGVGAGVTNTSYDAVVLDGPELSVKQRTDRFAEFVEALDGLLMTDGFDFEGEYYRAKGARNQPGCVQRPRLPFLVAANGPRTMTLAARFGAGWATTGGKADTQDEWWKGVAELVKTFDERLDVVGRDKASVQRFLSLDSAPVFSLSSVDAFTDAAGRAGELGFTDIVTHWPRSGDYYVGRESTLEEVASDVLPVLQGRSS, from the coding sequence GTGCGCGTAGGCATCGTGATCCTTCCGGAAGATCGTTGGTGGGCGGCCGAGCCGAAATGGCGGGCCGCCGAGGAATACGGCTTCGACCACGCTTGGACGTACGACCACCTCGGCTGGCGGACTCTCGTCGACGGCCCGTGGTTCAGTGCGATGCCAACGTTGACGGCGGCCGCGATGGTGACGTCGCGGATCAGATTGGGCACCTTCGTCGCCTCACCGGTCGCACGGCACCCGGTGCCGTTCGCCCGCGAGCTGACCACCCTCGACGACATCTCCGACGGCCGCTTCATCCTCGGCGTGGGCGCCGGGGTCACGAACACCAGCTACGACGCCGTCGTGCTCGACGGCCCCGAATTGTCGGTCAAACAGCGCACGGACCGGTTCGCCGAGTTCGTCGAAGCGCTCGACGGCCTGCTGATGACCGACGGCTTCGACTTCGAGGGCGAGTACTACCGGGCCAAGGGCGCGAGGAACCAGCCCGGCTGCGTACAGCGGCCTCGGCTGCCGTTCCTGGTGGCCGCGAACGGCCCGCGCACGATGACGCTCGCCGCGCGGTTCGGCGCGGGCTGGGCCACGACGGGCGGCAAAGCGGACACCCAGGACGAGTGGTGGAAGGGCGTCGCGGAACTCGTGAAGACCTTCGACGAGCGCCTCGACGTCGTGGGCAGGGACAAGGCGAGCGTGCAGCGCTTCCTCAGCCTCGACTCGGCGCCGGTCTTCTCGCTCTCCAGCGTGGACGCGTTCACCGACGCCGCCGGGCGGGCCGGGGAGCTCGGCTTCACCGACATCGTCACCCACTGGCCGCGGTCCGGCGATTACTACGTCGGCCGTGAGTCGACCCTCGAAGAAGTCGCGAGCGATGTACTCCCGGTACTCCAGGGAAGAAGCTCTTAG
- a CDS encoding DUF6541 family protein produces MPTPDTFWSYFGATLTYLAVLAVPGGLVGRAAGLRGWALAGLAPLLSYTVTGLAGPWLALAGVSYNPLTVAAVTVVLAGIGFGLRKLGQARGRLKPGAEEPPTKWHPRAHYAVAACVALAVGISILVVLSARGGTTAVFQRWDTVFHANGIRYIAETGDGSLTGMGTINWYPDGSFYPNAYHLVGSLVYSISGTTIPVTLNAITMPVAGIFALSMVALIRQLGGRAVFAGCTALVAAAATTGAYESVSSGLLPFALGIVLTPLAVVALARFLARPGLDTGYVLALTAVGLLAAHSSALFGALLFAFPLVVQRWYRALRHKPLDGVPEGRGGWRVIGGDVVKMVPVMVGSGLLAAPHILGALNFTSGSYPYYAWGSDLPIVKSLGLLVTFRQVLSAPQVWLTVLLVIGVLGLFRLGRMRWVGLSAIGFSVLFVLVASFGAEPWVISLSRPWWNDRYRLMALAAIPLCLLAGHGMAELQRWFAKWASGRSWVKSRPALPARLGLATAVFVVAASAVLTKGFYTESNAHAVSFLYYNGPEGEVTPPVSADELAAMNELTKMNVGPDEKVLNERFDGTAWLYAITGIHPVAGHYDPGVPPPDAKYLALHFREYDTDPEVRAAVRRLNIKHVLIGSSPIKIGEPPAPGLRDLDGLGFLRKDFSNAGASIYTLTR; encoded by the coding sequence GTGCCTACTCCGGACACCTTCTGGTCCTACTTCGGTGCGACCCTCACCTATCTGGCCGTCCTGGCGGTCCCCGGCGGGCTGGTCGGCCGGGCCGCGGGCCTGCGCGGCTGGGCCCTGGCGGGCCTGGCCCCACTGCTGTCCTACACGGTAACCGGACTGGCCGGACCGTGGCTGGCACTCGCGGGCGTGTCGTACAACCCGCTGACCGTGGCGGCCGTCACGGTCGTGCTCGCCGGGATCGGCTTCGGCCTGCGGAAGCTCGGTCAGGCACGCGGCCGGCTCAAGCCGGGCGCCGAGGAGCCGCCGACGAAGTGGCACCCGCGCGCGCACTACGCCGTCGCGGCCTGCGTCGCGCTGGCGGTCGGGATCTCGATCCTCGTGGTGCTCTCGGCCCGCGGCGGGACGACGGCGGTGTTCCAGCGCTGGGACACGGTCTTCCACGCGAACGGCATCCGCTACATCGCCGAGACCGGCGACGGCTCGCTGACCGGCATGGGCACCATCAACTGGTACCCGGACGGCTCGTTCTACCCGAACGCGTATCACCTGGTCGGCTCGCTCGTGTACTCGATTTCGGGTACGACGATCCCGGTCACGCTGAACGCCATCACCATGCCGGTCGCCGGGATCTTCGCGCTGTCGATGGTCGCCCTGATCCGCCAGCTCGGCGGGCGTGCGGTGTTCGCGGGCTGCACGGCGCTGGTCGCCGCGGCGGCCACCACCGGCGCGTACGAGTCGGTGTCCAGCGGGCTGCTGCCGTTCGCGCTCGGGATCGTGCTGACGCCGCTGGCCGTCGTCGCGCTGGCCCGCTTCCTCGCGCGGCCCGGCCTCGACACCGGCTACGTGCTCGCGCTCACCGCGGTCGGCCTGCTGGCGGCGCACTCGTCGGCGCTGTTCGGTGCACTGCTGTTCGCGTTCCCGCTGGTGGTGCAGCGCTGGTACCGCGCGCTGCGGCACAAACCGCTCGACGGGGTGCCGGAAGGCCGTGGCGGCTGGCGGGTGATCGGCGGCGACGTCGTCAAGATGGTGCCGGTGATGGTGGGCAGCGGACTGCTCGCGGCGCCGCATATCCTCGGCGCCCTGAACTTCACTTCGGGTTCATACCCTTATTACGCGTGGGGTTCGGACCTGCCGATCGTGAAGTCGCTCGGATTGCTGGTGACGTTCCGGCAGGTGCTGAGCGCCCCGCAGGTATGGCTGACGGTGCTGCTGGTGATCGGCGTGCTCGGCCTGTTCCGGCTCGGCCGGATGCGCTGGGTGGGTCTTTCGGCGATCGGGTTCTCGGTGCTGTTCGTGCTGGTCGCCTCGTTCGGTGCCGAACCGTGGGTGATCTCCCTGTCGCGGCCTTGGTGGAACGACCGGTACCGCCTGATGGCGCTCGCCGCGATCCCGCTGTGCCTGCTGGCCGGGCACGGCATGGCGGAGCTGCAGCGCTGGTTCGCGAAGTGGGCGAGCGGGCGCTCCTGGGTGAAGAGCCGTCCCGCGCTGCCCGCCCGGCTGGGCCTGGCGACCGCCGTGTTCGTCGTGGCCGCGTCGGCCGTGCTGACCAAGGGCTTCTACACCGAGTCGAACGCGCACGCGGTGTCGTTCCTGTACTACAACGGGCCCGAGGGCGAGGTCACGCCGCCGGTCAGCGCCGACGAGCTCGCCGCGATGAACGAGCTGACCAAGATGAACGTCGGTCCGGACGAGAAGGTGCTCAACGAGCGCTTCGACGGGACGGCCTGGCTGTACGCCATCACCGGTATCCACCCGGTCGCCGGGCACTACGACCCGGGCGTGCCGCCGCCGGACGCGAAGTACCTGGCGCTGCACTTCCGGGAGTACGACACCGACCCCGAGGTACGGGCCGCGGTGCGGCGGCTGAACATCAAGCACGTGCTGATCGGGAGCTCGCCGATCAAGATCGGCGAGCCGCCGGCGCCGGGGCTGCGGGACCTGGACGGGCTCGGCTTCCTGCGGAAGGACTTCTCCAACGCGGGCGCCTCGATCTACACGCTGACCCGCTGA
- a CDS encoding HAD family hydrolase → MIASDVDGTLLGPLEVLSERTIGVVRRVAAAGVPFVLASGRPPRWIAPIATPLGLTGYAVCANGAVLYEIGTDRIVAIHGLLEPQLLHDTVSALDHALPGCRFAAERVGESALDPEMRNFVIEPDYHNPWGDHEGTEAPRAEVLGHPAIKLLISRRGMNSDEMARAAREVLDGSVDITYSTNTGLIEIAAHGITKATGLAEVAERLGVPAERVIAFGDMPNDVEMLRWAGHGVAMANGHRYALDVADEVTAPNSEDGVAQVLERWF, encoded by the coding sequence TTGATCGCCTCCGATGTCGACGGCACCCTGCTCGGCCCGTTGGAGGTCCTGTCCGAACGCACGATCGGCGTCGTCCGGCGCGTCGCCGCGGCCGGAGTGCCGTTCGTGCTGGCCAGCGGCCGTCCGCCGCGCTGGATCGCGCCGATCGCGACCCCGCTCGGCCTGACCGGATACGCGGTCTGCGCGAACGGCGCGGTGCTGTACGAGATCGGGACGGACCGGATCGTGGCGATCCACGGCCTGCTGGAACCCCAGCTTCTTCACGACACGGTGAGTGCTCTTGATCACGCCCTCCCCGGCTGCCGGTTCGCCGCGGAGCGGGTCGGCGAGTCCGCGCTCGACCCGGAGATGCGCAACTTCGTGATCGAGCCGGACTACCACAATCCGTGGGGCGACCACGAAGGCACGGAGGCGCCGCGGGCCGAGGTGCTCGGGCATCCGGCGATCAAACTGCTGATCAGCAGGCGCGGAATGAACTCCGACGAGATGGCGCGGGCGGCACGCGAGGTGCTCGACGGCTCGGTCGACATCACCTACTCGACCAACACCGGCCTGATCGAGATCGCCGCGCACGGCATCACGAAGGCGACCGGGCTGGCCGAAGTCGCCGAGCGGCTGGGTGTCCCGGCCGAGCGGGTGATCGCGTTCGGGGACATGCCGAACGACGTCGAGATGCTCCGCTGGGCCGGGCACGGCGTCGCGATGGCCAACGGGCACCGCTACGCCCTCGACGTCGCCGACGAGGTGACCGCGCCGAACTCCGAGGACGGCGTCGCGCAGGTGCTCGAACGCTGGTTCTAG
- a CDS encoding phosphatase PAP2 family protein, producing the protein MLEKGAPTGEVAVLAKAQSVLKSDVTVKAARGLSHFGEHSAGWFALGLVGAAVDKKRRKDWLVAAAGVVGAHAASIAVKRVVRRPRPDHPSVEVLVSTPSKLSFPSSHATSTTAAAVLYSGLTGRNLVPALVPPMLASRLVLGVHYPTDVLAGAALGGVVGGLIRRKLKRR; encoded by the coding sequence ATGCTTGAGAAGGGCGCTCCCACCGGTGAGGTCGCTGTTCTCGCGAAGGCTCAGAGCGTCCTGAAGAGCGACGTCACGGTCAAGGCGGCTCGGGGTCTTTCGCACTTCGGCGAGCACAGCGCGGGATGGTTCGCGCTGGGGCTCGTCGGGGCGGCGGTCGACAAGAAGCGCCGCAAGGACTGGCTGGTCGCGGCGGCCGGTGTCGTCGGCGCGCACGCCGCGTCCATCGCGGTGAAACGCGTGGTCAGGCGGCCCCGCCCGGACCACCCGAGCGTCGAGGTCCTCGTCTCCACGCCGAGCAAGCTGAGCTTCCCGTCCTCGCACGCGACCTCGACTACGGCGGCGGCGGTGCTCTACTCCGGATTGACCGGGCGTAACCTGGTCCCGGCCCTGGTACCGCCGATGCTGGCCTCCCGGCTCGTGCTCGGCGTCCACTACCCGACCGACGTTTTGGCCGGAGCGGCCCTAGGGGGCGTAGTCGGCGGCCTGATACGTAGGAAGCTGAAGCGACGATGA
- a CDS encoding decaprenyl-phosphate phosphoribosyltransferase, protein MSETTEKADSKPDDVEPVAGAAEPKKVAGGLVGGIIKTARPRQWVKNVLVFAAPFFAFSKSTDRTGLLIAALIAFAAFSLVASSVYLINDAIDVEADRAHPTKRNRPIAAGIVPVPVAFVAAAVFFAAGLGISFLASWQLAVVLAVYEAVQLGYCFGLKHQPVVDLAIVGSGFLMRSIAGGVAAGIALSQWFLLVTAFGSLFMVAGKRYAEIMLFERTGAKIRSSLKKYSASYLRFVWATSAAILIMSYCLWAFEIRQVERNSVWAVVSMVPFVVAVLRYAVDVDGGNAGEPEEIALKDRVLQVLGASWVITLFLSFYL, encoded by the coding sequence ATGAGTGAAACGACCGAGAAGGCCGATTCCAAGCCTGACGACGTAGAACCCGTGGCCGGGGCCGCCGAACCGAAAAAGGTCGCCGGCGGTCTCGTCGGCGGCATCATCAAGACGGCACGCCCGCGCCAGTGGGTGAAGAACGTGCTGGTGTTCGCCGCACCGTTCTTCGCCTTTTCGAAGTCGACGGACCGGACCGGTCTGCTGATCGCCGCGCTGATCGCCTTCGCGGCGTTCTCGCTGGTGGCCTCCTCGGTCTATCTCATCAACGACGCGATCGACGTCGAGGCCGACCGGGCGCATCCGACCAAGCGGAACCGGCCCATCGCGGCCGGGATCGTGCCGGTACCGGTGGCGTTCGTCGCGGCGGCCGTGTTCTTCGCGGCGGGCCTCGGCATCTCGTTCCTCGCCAGCTGGCAGCTCGCGGTCGTGCTGGCGGTCTACGAGGCCGTCCAGCTCGGCTACTGCTTCGGGCTCAAGCACCAGCCGGTGGTCGATCTGGCCATCGTCGGCTCGGGCTTCCTGATGCGGTCGATCGCCGGCGGTGTGGCGGCCGGAATCGCGCTTTCGCAGTGGTTCCTGCTGGTCACCGCGTTCGGCTCGCTGTTCATGGTGGCGGGCAAGCGCTACGCCGAGATCATGCTCTTCGAGCGCACGGGAGCGAAGATCCGGTCTTCGCTCAAGAAGTACTCGGCGAGTTACCTGCGGTTCGTCTGGGCGACGTCCGCGGCGATCCTGATCATGTCGTACTGCCTGTGGGCGTTCGAGATCCGCCAGGTCGAGCGCAACTCGGTCTGGGCGGTCGTCTCGATGGTCCCGTTCGTGGTCGCCGTCCTGCGCTACGCCGTCGACGTCGACGGCGGCAACGCGGGCGAGCCGGAGGAGATCGCGCTCAAGGACCGCGTGCTCCAGGTGCTCGGCGCGAGCTGGGTCATCACGCTGTTCCTGTCGTTCTATCTCTGA
- the glf gene encoding UDP-galactopyranose mutase has product MSAHTNPDKITEADYTGYDLIVVGSGFFGLTVAERAAAELGKKVLVLERRHHIGGNAYSEAEPETGIEVHRYGAHLFHTSNKRVWEYVNRFTEFTNYQHRVFAKVKDQVYSFPMNLGLINQFFGKSHTPDEARELIAKQASEFETANAQNLEEKAISLVGRPLYEAFIRGYTAKQWENDPKNLGADIITRLPVRYTFDNRYFNDTYEGLPVDGYTAWLEKMAEHENIEVRLNVDYFDVREHIPAGTPTVYTGPLDRYFDYSAGRFTWRTVDFESEVVETGDFQGTSVVNYNDEEVPYTRIIEFRHFHPERKHYPNDKSVVFREYSRFAGEEDEPYYPINTPENREKLEAYRELAKAEAKNKNVLFGGRLGTYKYLDMHMAIGSALTAFDNKIAPHLTDGAPLDGSLDA; this is encoded by the coding sequence GTGAGCGCGCACACGAACCCCGACAAGATTACTGAAGCCGATTACACCGGCTACGACCTCATCGTGGTCGGCTCCGGATTCTTCGGGCTGACCGTCGCCGAACGGGCCGCGGCCGAGCTCGGCAAGAAGGTCCTCGTGCTGGAGCGGCGGCACCACATCGGTGGCAACGCCTACTCCGAGGCCGAGCCCGAGACCGGGATCGAGGTGCACCGTTACGGTGCGCACCTGTTCCACACCTCGAACAAGCGGGTGTGGGAGTACGTCAACCGCTTCACCGAGTTCACGAACTACCAGCACCGGGTGTTCGCCAAGGTCAAGGACCAGGTCTACTCCTTCCCGATGAACCTGGGCCTGATCAACCAGTTCTTCGGGAAGTCGCACACGCCCGACGAGGCCCGCGAGCTGATCGCCAAGCAGGCGTCGGAGTTCGAGACCGCGAACGCGCAGAACCTCGAAGAGAAGGCGATCTCGCTGGTCGGCCGCCCGCTGTACGAGGCGTTCATCCGCGGCTACACGGCCAAGCAGTGGGAGAACGACCCGAAGAACCTCGGCGCCGACATCATCACCCGGCTCCCGGTCCGCTACACCTTCGACAACCGGTACTTCAACGACACCTACGAGGGTCTGCCCGTCGACGGCTACACCGCGTGGCTCGAGAAGATGGCCGAGCACGAGAACATCGAGGTGCGGCTGAACGTCGACTACTTCGACGTCCGCGAGCACATCCCCGCCGGCACCCCGACCGTCTACACGGGTCCGCTGGACCGCTACTTCGACTACTCCGCGGGCCGGTTCACCTGGCGCACCGTGGACTTCGAATCCGAGGTCGTCGAGACGGGTGACTTCCAGGGCACCTCGGTGGTCAACTACAACGACGAAGAAGTGCCCTACACCCGGATCATCGAATTCCGGCACTTCCACCCGGAGCGCAAGCACTACCCGAACGACAAGTCGGTCGTCTTCCGCGAGTACTCCCGGTTCGCCGGCGAGGAAGACGAGCCGTACTACCCGATCAACACCCCGGAGAACCGCGAGAAGCTCGAGGCCTACCGCGAGCTGGCGAAGGCCGAGGCCAAGAACAAGAACGTGCTGTTCGGCGGCCGTCTCGGTACCTACAAGTACCTCGACATGCACATGGCCATCGGCTCGGCGCTGACCGCGTTCGACAACAAGATCGCGCCGCACCTGACCGATGGCGCGCCTTTGGACGGGTCTCTCGATGCTTGA